A window of Deinococcus seoulensis contains these coding sequences:
- a CDS encoding 30S ribosomal protein S1 yields MEDNTQTPAQQGGTQPATGTTQTSVPTPVEEREYPAMTMEDILASEAQEPQSVTRGDIVDGTIVFIGQEGIAVDIGAKVEGIIPLNQLGDEPVTLEQAQEMYKSGEQIEAYVVRVDLPNSQIVLSKKRADQDKGWRVLEKMQEADEAFEVEVLEKVRGGLVAQVEGIRAFLPASQVDTRRVNDLDPYVGKPLMVKLIELNRKRNRVIISHRAILEAQKAKAREETVGQLEAGAQFEGEVVEITDFGVFVNLGGIDGLVHRSELTYGRFNHPRDVVKVGDKVQVQVMDVDGGRERINLSMKALTQDPWEGATDRYSIGQKVTGKVTNLTNFGAFIELESGLEGLVHVSEMSWTKRVRHPNEVMKEGDEVEAVILRIDPKDRRISLGIRQTTDDPWSALPDRYPPGTPVKGKITGMTDFGVFMEIEEGIEGLIHISELDVQRVNNPADLFKKGDEIEAVILNIDPVEQRASLSRRRFLGGGPVPTQRDYVSQGGGARSDRYSSGQGGAPRAGGRGGRRGDADYAYNAKDASQGGKISTKLGDVYADLFAQFGLGGDKKEEVQADASTETTEENQS; encoded by the coding sequence ATGGAAGACAACACCCAGACCCCCGCCCAGCAAGGCGGGACTCAGCCCGCGACGGGCACCACCCAGACCAGCGTTCCCACCCCCGTGGAGGAACGCGAATACCCCGCCATGACCATGGAGGACATCCTCGCCAGTGAGGCGCAGGAACCCCAGAGCGTCACGCGTGGGGACATCGTGGACGGCACCATCGTGTTCATCGGCCAGGAAGGCATTGCCGTGGACATCGGCGCGAAGGTCGAGGGCATCATCCCCCTCAACCAGCTCGGCGACGAGCCCGTCACGCTGGAACAGGCCCAGGAGATGTACAAGTCCGGTGAGCAGATCGAGGCGTACGTCGTGCGCGTCGACCTGCCCAACAGCCAGATCGTGCTGAGCAAGAAGCGCGCCGATCAGGACAAGGGCTGGCGCGTCCTGGAGAAGATGCAGGAGGCCGACGAAGCCTTCGAAGTCGAGGTGCTCGAGAAGGTGCGCGGCGGTCTGGTCGCGCAGGTCGAAGGCATCCGCGCCTTCCTCCCCGCGTCCCAGGTCGACACGCGCCGCGTGAACGACCTCGACCCCTACGTCGGCAAGCCCCTGATGGTCAAGCTCATCGAGCTCAACCGCAAGCGCAACCGCGTGATCATCAGCCACCGCGCCATCCTCGAAGCCCAGAAAGCCAAGGCCCGCGAAGAAACCGTCGGCCAGCTCGAAGCCGGCGCGCAGTTCGAGGGTGAAGTCGTGGAAATCACCGACTTCGGCGTGTTCGTGAACCTGGGCGGCATCGACGGCCTCGTTCACCGCAGCGAACTCACCTACGGCCGCTTCAACCACCCCCGCGACGTGGTCAAGGTGGGCGACAAGGTGCAGGTGCAGGTCATGGACGTCGACGGCGGCCGCGAGCGCATCAACCTGAGCATGAAAGCCCTCACCCAGGACCCCTGGGAAGGTGCCACCGACCGCTACAGCATCGGCCAGAAGGTCACCGGTAAGGTCACGAACCTCACCAACTTCGGCGCCTTCATCGAACTGGAATCCGGCCTGGAAGGCCTGGTTCACGTCAGCGAGATGAGCTGGACCAAGCGCGTGCGTCACCCCAACGAAGTCATGAAGGAAGGCGACGAAGTCGAGGCCGTCATCCTGCGCATCGACCCGAAGGACCGCCGCATCTCCCTCGGTATTCGTCAGACCACCGACGATCCCTGGAGCGCCCTGCCTGACCGCTACCCGCCCGGCACCCCCGTGAAGGGCAAGATCACCGGCATGACCGACTTCGGCGTGTTCATGGAGATCGAGGAAGGCATCGAGGGCCTGATCCACATCAGTGAACTCGACGTGCAGCGCGTCAACAACCCCGCCGACCTGTTCAAGAAGGGCGACGAGATCGAAGCCGTCATCCTGAACATCGACCCCGTCGAGCAGCGCGCCAGCCTCAGCCGTCGCCGCTTCCTGGGCGGCGGCCCGGTCCCCACCCAGCGTGACTACGTCAGCCAGGGTGGCGGCGCCCGCAGTGACCGCTACAGCAGCGGTCAGGGCGGCGCTCCCCGCGCCGGTGGCCGTGGTGGCCGCCGCGGCGACGCGGACTACGCCTACAACGCCAAGGACGCCAGCCAGGGTGGCAAGATCAGCACCAAGCTGGGCGACGTCTACGCGGACCTGTTCGCGCAGTTCGGCCTGGGCGGCGACAAGAAGGAAGAAGTGCAGGCCGACGCCAGCACCGAAACCACCGAAGAAAACCAGAGCTGA